A genomic window from Agreia sp. COWG includes:
- a CDS encoding dihydrodipicolinate synthase family protein, which yields MTSGTPWRDVALNAPRDWAAHPQPYRSRVAFAAAHVVADPLRPNTPGSPAAVDWDATLAFRRHLFDYGFGVAEAMDTAQRNMGLDWPAIRELISRSAAQARECGARIASGAGTDHLPDGAAATLAEVQDAYLEQVSFVEGTGSQVIVMASRHLARAAAGPDDYLEVYDRILSQASGPVILHWLGEAFDPQLGGYWGSPHVDAATETLLRVIASHPGKVDGVKVSLLDPAHEVGLRRAMPTGVRLYTGDDFNYPSLIRGDELGHSDALLGAFAAIAPAASAALAALDDGDLSRYDAEMAPTLALSRHIFEAPTFYYKVGIAFTAWLAGRQDGFQMVGGLQSARSLQHLVRIFELLNEARLLPDPELAAHRVGLLAGTLGVTP from the coding sequence ATGACATCGGGCACCCCCTGGCGCGACGTCGCGTTGAACGCCCCCCGCGACTGGGCCGCGCATCCACAGCCCTATCGCTCGCGGGTGGCATTCGCCGCCGCGCACGTCGTCGCCGATCCGCTGCGGCCCAACACTCCGGGCTCGCCGGCGGCCGTCGATTGGGACGCGACGCTCGCGTTTCGGCGACACCTCTTCGACTACGGATTCGGCGTTGCCGAGGCGATGGACACGGCGCAGCGCAACATGGGCCTGGACTGGCCCGCCATCCGGGAGCTCATCTCGCGCAGTGCCGCCCAGGCCCGCGAGTGCGGCGCACGAATCGCCTCGGGTGCGGGCACCGACCACCTGCCCGACGGGGCCGCCGCCACGCTGGCCGAGGTGCAGGATGCCTACCTCGAGCAGGTCTCCTTCGTCGAGGGCACGGGTTCCCAGGTCATCGTGATGGCGTCGAGGCATCTGGCGCGCGCCGCCGCCGGCCCCGACGACTACCTCGAGGTCTACGACCGCATCCTCAGCCAGGCCTCGGGCCCGGTAATACTGCACTGGCTGGGTGAGGCGTTCGATCCCCAGCTGGGCGGCTATTGGGGCTCGCCGCATGTCGACGCCGCCACCGAGACCCTGCTGCGGGTGATCGCGTCCCACCCCGGGAAGGTCGACGGAGTGAAGGTATCGCTGCTCGACCCCGCGCACGAGGTCGGTCTGAGGCGAGCGATGCCGACCGGCGTGCGCCTGTACACCGGCGACGACTTCAACTATCCGTCGCTGATCCGGGGAGACGAGCTGGGGCACTCCGATGCGCTGCTCGGGGCGTTCGCCGCGATCGCCCCTGCCGCTTCGGCGGCGCTCGCGGCGCTCGATGACGGCGATCTGTCGCGCTACGACGCAGAGATGGCGCCGACGCTCGCCCTGTCTCGGCACATCTTCGAGGCGCCGACCTTCTATTACAAGGTCGGAATCGCGTTCACGGCCTGGCTGGCGGGAAGGCAGGACGGCTTCCAGATGGTGGGGGGTCTGCAGTCGGCGCGCAGCCTGCAGCATCTCGTGCGCATCTTCGAGCTGCTCAACGAGGCCCGGCTCCTTCCCGATCCCGAGCTGGCGGCGCACCGGGTCGGGCTCCTCGCCGGCACCCTGGGGGTCACCCCATGA
- a CDS encoding Gfo/Idh/MocA family protein, with translation MNGVTGRMGYRQHLVRSILAIRDDGGIRLADGDRIQVEPILVGRDREKLAELAARHHIEEFTTSLAEALADETATIYFDAQITGARTSAILEAIAAGKHIYTEKPIGDTVADGLELVAAAGDAGVITGVVHDKLYLPGLQKLKRLVDSGFFGRVLSVRGEFGYWVFEGDLTPAQRPSWNYRSEDGGGMTLDMYCHWNYVLENLFGRVEAVTSRSVTHIHERWDESGHRYEATADDAAYGIFELAGDIIAQINSSWAVRVDRDELVEFKVDGTHGSAVAGLFGCTVQPRVNTPRAVWNPDLPTEEDFASQWSSVPDNQEFGNGFRAQWEEFLQDVVAGRPHAYDLAAGVRGLRLVEAGLLSSAEGRRITIGDDGGGASGTIKAANR, from the coding sequence ATGAATGGCGTCACGGGGCGCATGGGCTATCGCCAGCACCTCGTGCGCTCGATCCTCGCGATTCGCGACGACGGTGGCATCCGGCTGGCCGATGGCGATCGCATCCAGGTCGAGCCGATCCTCGTCGGACGCGACAGGGAGAAGCTCGCCGAGCTCGCCGCCCGGCACCACATAGAGGAGTTCACCACCTCGCTGGCCGAGGCGCTCGCCGACGAGACCGCCACGATCTACTTCGATGCCCAGATCACCGGCGCCCGAACGAGCGCGATCCTCGAGGCCATCGCGGCCGGAAAGCACATCTACACAGAGAAGCCCATCGGAGACACCGTGGCCGACGGCCTCGAGCTCGTCGCCGCGGCGGGCGACGCGGGCGTCATCACGGGCGTCGTGCACGACAAGCTCTACCTGCCCGGCCTGCAGAAGCTCAAGCGCCTCGTCGACTCCGGCTTCTTCGGCCGCGTGCTCAGCGTGCGCGGCGAGTTCGGTTACTGGGTGTTCGAGGGCGATCTGACCCCGGCTCAACGACCGAGCTGGAACTACCGCTCTGAGGACGGCGGTGGCATGACCCTCGACATGTACTGCCACTGGAACTACGTGCTCGAGAACCTCTTCGGCCGCGTCGAGGCGGTCACGAGCAGATCGGTCACCCACATCCACGAGCGGTGGGACGAGAGCGGTCATCGTTACGAGGCGACCGCCGACGATGCGGCCTACGGCATCTTCGAGCTCGCGGGCGACATCATCGCGCAGATCAATTCCAGCTGGGCGGTGCGAGTCGACCGCGACGAACTCGTGGAGTTCAAGGTCGACGGCACCCACGGCTCGGCGGTCGCGGGTCTCTTCGGCTGCACGGTGCAGCCCCGCGTGAATACCCCGAGGGCCGTGTGGAACCCCGATCTGCCCACCGAGGAGGACTTCGCCTCGCAATGGTCGTCGGTGCCCGACAACCAGGAGTTCGGCAACGGATTCCGCGCCCAGTGGGAGGAGTTTCTGCAGGACGTCGTCGCCGGCCGCCCGCACGCCTACGACCTCGCCGCCGGGGTGCGCGGCCTGCGGCTGGTCGAAGCGGGTCTCCTCTCTTCTGCGGAGGGTCGGCGCATCACGATAGGCGACGACGGCGGCGGCGCATCCGGCACGATCAAGGCGGCGAACCGATGA